ttctaaaatttctgattggggcagagcaaacttggtattgttcaatgcctcaaaaactcaattcctccatctatcaactcgacacaaccttccagacaactatcccctcttcttcgatgacactcaactgtccccctcttctacatcctcggtctgtcctttacttataatctgaattggaaacttcacatctcatctctagctaaaatagcttctatgaagtaaggtgttctgagacgtctccgccagtttttctcaccacccccagctgctaactgtgtacaagggccttatccatccatgtatggagtatgcttcgcatgtctgttgggggggttccactcataccgctcttctagacggggtggaatcaaaagctttttgtctcatcagctcctctcctctaactgactgtcttcagcctctctctcatcgccgtaatgttgcatctctagctgtcttctaccgctattttcatgctaactgcttttctgatcttgctaactgcatgcctcccctcctcccgcggcctcgctgcacaagactttcttctttctctcacccatattctgtccacctctctaatgcaagagttaaccagtattctcagtcatttatctctttctctggtaaactctggaactccctgcctgcttctgtgtttccaccttcctatgacttgaattccttcaagagggaggtttcaagacacttttccttcaatttttgactaccgctttggacccttttgtgggaatggcatctcagtggggtttttttatttattttttattggatttttgttgcccttggcgagtgtccctcctgcataaaacaacaacaacaacaacaacatcaacgatagatactactactactactactactactactactactactactactactactactacaacaacaacaacaacaacaacaacaacaacaataactactactactactactactactactactactactactactactactactgcaatagcaacaacaacaacaacaacaacaacaacaacaacaacaacaacaacaacaataactactactactactactactactactactactactactactactactactactactactactactactattactactactactaatgctgctgctgctgctgctgctgctgctgctgctgcggctgctgctgctgctgctgttgctgctgctgctgatgctgatgctgctgctgctgatgctgctgatgctgcggctactactactactactactactgctactactgctactactactactactactactactactactactactactactactactactactactactgctgctgctgctgctgctgctgctgctgctgctgcggctgcggctgcggctgctgctgatgctactgATGCTGcggctactactattactactactactactactactactactactactactactactatttgctTTGCCTACAACATCTACAGTTACGATTACTAATAGCGCTTATGTTGCCTATCATCATCaataccatcatcatcttcatcttcatcatcatcatcatcgtcatcatcatcatcgtcatcatcatcatcatcatcatcatcatcatcatcaaagccaccaccaccaccaccaccaccaccacaatagcGACGCCATTAtcacgccaccatcaccattattaattaCCCCGTAGCACTACCGCCCTTTACtcatcgccatcaccatcagcatcgccatcaccatcgccatcgCCCTTAGAGCTTCGCACCGCCGCGCAGTTAACGAACGCCTCCCTCGGCAcgcaaacgagagagagagagagagagagagagagagagagagagagagagagagagagagagagagagagagagagagagagagaatctggccCTGCACTCATATATCTTAAAACTTTAATGAAAATACTATAATGAGTGAGCAGTGGatggcacacactcacacacacacacacacacacacacacacacacacacacacacacacacacacacacacacacacacacacacctttattaCGCTTatgttaggtctctctctctctctctctctctctctctctctctctctctctctctctctctctctctctctctctctctcccttaccacCAATCCCTAACCTCTTTTCAGGCGAGCACATCCTTTGGTTACCTCTGTGAAGGTCAGGACACTGATATCTCGTGCCCGTGCCCTTGAACCATATCTTGAAGCCTTATCATCACTAACTCTGCGTCATGACTTACATCGCTACCCACCACTCACTCCGCCGCCCTGCCCTTTcgtccttctgttttttttttctctttttttccggtATTCTAGTcttatttgtgtttcttctgTGGTTTTTCATCGTTGTTGAAGTTGtcttaattcattgtccttcttcttgtccacttcttcctcctcgttctcgtccttcttcttgttgctttccttctttttctgctcctcctcctcctcctcctcctcctcctcctcctcctcgttctcgtctttttcctttttctcctcctcctcgttctcttccttttcctcttcctcctcctcctcctcctcgttcttgtccttgttttagttgtcctccttctcttcctctattttcctttttcctattctttttagCCTCCTTTCCgtgtttcttctccttattaCGTTCTATTCTTcaacattcctttccctttcccagaTTCCACGCTACTtacgcttctcctcctcctcctgctcctccttcacgtCTGGTTCAAACTGCCGCCGTTGTGTAATGGCAAGCCCGCCCCCCATACATGACATCGCCGCCCCCGCCCCACGCCCGTCGCCccgcccccacccccccaccatTAGGGTCTGTCTGTGTAGGGGTCGGGGCCGCCAGCCGTCGCGAGGCTTCTGCACAGCCTTCACCTTCATGGGTCCATATATTGATCCAAGCGCTTTCGTTGATTGGGCGAGTCACGCTCCGTAGGGGAACGCCGCCAGCCAATCACAAAGCAGAGTGGAATTCGCGGAGTGGTTGGTTGTCGAATGTCTGTATTTAGCATTTACGTAACTTTGTAGACAGTGGGGTGTTAAGGTATTGATCTGCCGggttaatggtgtgtgtgtgtgtgtgtgtgtgtgtgtgtgtgtgtgtgtgtgtgtgtgttgctatgtactttttttttatctttttcattggTTGGTGTGTTGCGATGTGATTGACTGATATGTGCTTCTTtcgctcctgtgtgtgtgtgtgtgtgtgtgtgtgtgtgtgtgtgtgtgtgtgtgtgtgtgtgtgtgtgtgtgtgtgtgtgtgtgtgtgcgcgtgtgtgttgctgttgttgtgttgtgtgtggtgctatttattttttttgttggctttattttgtgttgctatccttttttttcatttattttgtttctctttttgttgctgtcgtcattgtcgtcgtcgttgctgttgtaataaagtagtagtagtagtagtagtagtggcagtagcagtagtagtagtagatgttgttgttgtcgttgtttttgttgttgttatgtgtgtgtgtgtgtgtgtgtgtgtgtgtgtgtgtgtgtgtgtgtgtgtgtgtgtgtgtgtgtgtgcgtgcgtgcgtgcgtggccAGCACAGGTGGGTTTGGTCCCGGCGGCGCGGGCCGCAAGATGTCTGGCCCCACGTGGTTGCTGACCGAACTCGAGGGTGCGTAGACACACCGGCGGCTCCCCAACACGTACACATCTCGGGcgtacacctacacacacacacacacacacatacacacacacacacacacacacgcacgcacacacatggtTCAGGCGACGCCGGCGCAGCTCGAGACATGCACTCACGGGCGGCACACgcggccgccaccaccacccctcacgTGAGGACGCATTCTTACCCGCGCTGCTGGAGGCGAGACACTGTTCGCTCCCACCTCCGCTGGCACTCACTGACACTCCCGCCACGCTTGGCACCGCCCCTCGCCTCGCGCCACCCGCCACCGCTCGCCGCCTCACCGCGCTACTCACTCCTCAAACAGTCGGTGTTGCAGCCTCCAGGATAACTTCTCCTCAGGATACAGTTGCCTATCTACTACCTGCATCCTGCCAACTCGTTCCTCGGCCTGCCTTCTCTGCCCCCTAGAGTGACAGCGTGGGAGTGCAGGATCACAGGACCTTGGCGGTGTATCGGGTGTCCCACAGCCTCAGGCCGCGCCGTCACCTGCTGCCCTGTTGCTGCCTCTGCCGCTGGCGCAGACGTCGTTCAAAGTGAGACTTTGTCGTGTCATCTCTGGTGCTAAGACGCGGCAAGCTTAAGCAAGTGTGACGCATTCCTATGCAGTAAAAGTGTGACTAGTCAAGCGTGGCACGCTGCTACTGTCACGCTTTATGCAAACATACTGTCCATCAAGTGACCTGCATGTTGTGAGTGCCGTATTAGGTGACGTACACTGGTGTTTGTTTGGCTgactgtgtttgtgtatattgCAAGGGTTGGAACAATCGCGAAGGTTCAAGGTCACATCGTGAACTGTACCCGCCGGTTCCGGAACAAGCCCGCGAACCTGACCTTGTTGCTAGTGAGGGCCGTGTTGTCCATGACGAACTGCTGCACTTGCCGCTCAGGCCGCAGACACTCTGCTCACGCCCACCTTCACAGACGCCCTCTTTTTGTGCAGCCTGACTTTGGTGTCTAAGTTAAGGTTTTTAATACTTTGTAATACTGAAGTAGTTTAAAAGAAGTTTCGTAAATGTTCTCAGTAGGAGAAGTTGATGTTTTTACAAGTTCTGCTCGTTGTGTGACGGATCGCGTGCTGCCCTGCGATCACTCATAGTTCATAATCTGACTGCGCGAGTGACTGCATTGGTAtatcttttttacctttttgaaAGTTTGGTGCCAAGCTGCCCCCAGAGACATGAGGAAAATGAGTGACAAGGCGCTGTGTGAGCCTCTCGTGACCTCCTCCGTCACTGCTGCAGAGGAGGCCACTTACCCATCTCAAGAATATTCCTCAGGTCAAGAATACTCCTCAGGGCAAGGATACCCTCCGCAGGAGTTCagcccattctcctcctccccctcgtacCACGTGGAGGCCGGCCAGCACGTGGAGGCCACCCGCGGTGTGGAAGTCGCTCAACATGTGGAGACCACGCCGCCTTCTGAAGAAGCTCTCGCTGCGGGTGATACCAAGCCCGTTTTTGAGGAACTTTCTCCCTGCAAGTTTCCGCGTCCGGCACCGTGGCGCCAAAAGACCACCAGCGAAGCAGACGTCAAGCCGCAAGTGCTTGTGAAGCGCGAGTCCGAAGTGGAGTACCGCGAGGGTGAGAGTGACGGAGGCGGGCCCGGCGTGATCCGCTGTGTGGAGACCAGCATGCCTCCCCCCGACACCCACACCTACGAGTCCCGGGGCAGGCGGCCCTCGGGCGAGTTTGCCCGGCCCATGAACGTGCCCCGAGAAGTCATTCGCGGCCCTCATGGCGCCAGGTACCGGGACGCCCGCCGTACCCACGACTTGGCGCGACCTGACCAGACACGTCCTCCTGACCAGGTGAGGGCGTCAGACTGCCCGCCGCCCACGCCCTCCTCACCCTCATCGCCCACTACGTCCTCTGCCCCTGGCGGGCGTCCACGCGCCTCAGGCAAGAAGGACCGCAAGAAGGAGGAAGCCGACGACGTTTCCAGTTCCATCCCCGACTTAGGTGAGTATTACACACGACGCGTGCATGGCCCGCCTGCCTGCTCCCAAGCTCCCCACCACCATTcgcgcacctctctctctctctctctctctctctctctctctctctctctctctctctctctctctctctctctcttgctctcgccccctttctcttctctttgtgctttctcttttctgtcgTTCCCCACGCCTTCGCCTCtcgccaccgctaccaccaccaccaccaccttcaccttcaccttcacctcgcCTCCCCCGCACCTTTCCGCTCACTCTCGCTTATGTCATTCACCATCAACGCCATTTTtcgctctcctttctcttcgccCGATGTGTGCATTTTGCTAACTTGCGATATTCTCTGgcattttatcctttttttattatttttcttctctcgagGCTCTGAATCCctttggcagtgtgtgtgttttgagttttcaaCTTATTTCGGATCGTTTCAGGTGTAGGAAATTTCGCCTCAGGGAACACGATGGGAAACGCGAGGGGGGAAAGGTACTCtagtttcctctcctcttcctccccctcctcctcctcctcctcctcctcctcctcctcctcttccgcttattattttttcatccttccccattttcctgtcatctttatttttgttttcttctgttctcgCGTTCTTTcactctccattcttctccgctcatttcctctccctcctattttttttttcatcctttcatattcccttatcatctttatttttttcctttcttgaggTGTTCTTCCACTctccactctcttctctctcaaaGACACCACACGGGAACCACCGCTCACCTTCTTAATCTATATGCtctgatcctcttcctcctcctcctgcagcagttTGAATCTAGCCTCAACATCCGTCCCTGTAACGTCTTGTGTATAATCTCTGGTCTAGACTATTGACTGTCCCTCACGTTCTCCACG
The Scylla paramamosain isolate STU-SP2022 chromosome 3, ASM3559412v1, whole genome shotgun sequence genome window above contains:
- the LOC135093741 gene encoding uncharacterized protein LOC135093741; this encodes MRKMSDKALCEPLVTSSVTAAEEATYPSQEYSSGQEYSSGQGYPPQEFSPFSSSPSYHVEAGQHVEATRGVEVAQHVETTPPSEEALAAGDTKPVFEELSPCKFPRPAPWRQKTTSEADVKPQVLVKRESEVEYREGESDGGGPGVIRCVETSMPPPDTHTYESRGRRPSGEFARPMNVPREVIRGPHGARYRDARRTHDLARPDQTRPPDQVRASDCPPPTPSSPSSPTTSSAPGGRPRASGKKDRKKEEADDVSSSIPDLGEFPFRNKLTSCSVRRRP